CATCTCGCGGTACGGGACGGAAAAACCGAGCGGGTAGCGCACCGAACGGAAGATGTCGGCGTGCTTGCCCCGCGACACGCCGTCGGCGTTGAGACCGGCCTTCTCGTGCATCCGCGCGTCCCAGACCCAGCCGCCGATCACGCCGATGGAACCGGTGATGGTGACCGGGGTGGTCAGGATCTCGGTCCCGTTCATGCTGATCCAGTAGCCGCCGGAGGCGGCCACGTCGCCTTGGCTGACGATCACGGGCTTGCCCGCTTCGCGCAGCAGGGCGACGGCTTCGGCCACGAGATCGCTGGGCAGCGGATCGCCGCCCGGGGAATCCGCCCGCAGCACCACGGCGGCCACTTCCGGATCGTCGATCAGGCTCCGCAGGTACGCGCTGGTGGCGCGCCCCTTGATGCCGGTATCCATCTCGCACCCGCCCACGGCGTAGACGACTGCCACGGTGGGGGGACGGCCCCAGCGCTCGTCGTGATGGACGCGCAGGAGCGAGGCGTCGGGACCGACCAGGACGGCGCCGCGCTCCTCGCGGAGCCAGTCGTCCAGCTCGTGCCAGCGGGCTACCCCGTCGGCCAGGCCCAGCGCGACGGCCTCGTCGGCGTATAGCAGGATCTCGTCGTCCACCACGCGGTCGAATTCCGCCGGGGCGATGCCGCGTCCGGCGCACGTCTCGTCGCGCATCCACGCGTAGACCAGGTCGACGATGCGCCCGCGCTGCTCGCGGTCGGCGTCGGACATGTCGTTGCGCGAGAGAACCTCCACGGCGGTCTTGTGGTCGAAGTACTGCAGGGCCGTGAATCCGAGGCCGAGCTTGTCGAGCAGATCGCGCATGTAAGTGCGGCTCAGGTCGATGCCGTGGAAGTCGAGCATGCCCTCGGGATCGATGGTCAGGCGGTCGGCGACGCTCGCCAGGGCATAGATGAACATGCCGGGCCGGTCGAGGTGCACGTGCACCTCCTTGCCGGCGTCGCGCAGGCGGGCGAGCCGCTCGCGCAGTTCCCAGATCAGCGACGGACGGCCGGAGAAGCCCGCCAGGTTAAGGGCCAGGCCGGATACCTGGTCGTCGCGCTCGATCGCGTCGAGGACCCTCGCCAGGTCGAGCCAGGCCAGGCGCTCCTCGTCGAACAGGCGGTATTTCTGGTAGGTGAGACGCCGGTTCTCCAGGTCGAGGGCGACCACCCGGGCGGGCGGAGAGTAGAGGCGCGGCGTCGCGCCGGCGGGCAGGGGCGCGCGCGGGGCGTTGGTCTCGAGCAGGTACGTCGTATGGATGCGGTCGCCGTCACTGTCGTGGGTCGGCAGGGCGGTGATGCTCTGGTTGCCGAGGGTGAAACCCAGGCTGTAGGTGACGAGGAAGTCGTCGCCGCCGGTGTCCTCGCGCAGGCGCACGCCCAGGCGCAGACCGTCGACAGGCTGCACGGTCAGGCCGCCGCCCGGTCTGCCGCCGTCCCACTTCTCGCCGCCGCGCAGGACGTAGTCGCCGAAGACGGTCAGCCAGGGCCCGCCGAAGGGACGCAGGGCAAGGTCCAGCGCACCATGGCGGGCGTTCGATTCCATGGATTCGACGCCGGAGAGTCCCAGGGCGAAGGCACGCCCCGGCCGGTAGATTTGACCGGCCGCCAGGGCCTTCTCGCGCGGGACATCTCCCGTGTCGCCCGAGGACCAGCGCCAGGCGACGGCGCAGTGGTGGCGCCGGTCGCCCCCGGCGAGGCCGATCTGCCAGTCGGTGACGCCGGCGAGGCGGCCGGATCCCGTCCCCACGGTGTTGTGGCGCACGGCCAGGCCCAGGGTGCGTCCCAGCGAGAAGCCCCAGTTGTCGAGGTGGTGGTCGGGGCGGTTGGCGTCGCTCCACCAGAACGCCGAGGAGGACCTGTCGCCGGCCGCCCAGGCGGCGGGATTGGCGAAAGCCCCGGCAGCGCCTCCGGCCGCGCCGGGGGGCGATGCGAGATGATCGTCGGCGTAGAGGGGGTCGGTCAGCCCTGCCTGGGCGCAGGCCCGTGGCGCGGCGGACGACAGCGCGAGCAGCAGGATCGCGATAATCACAGGACGCAAGACGGTCCTCCTTGTTGTATCGTGTCACAGTCCGATCGAGCATAGCGTCCACCTATCGTCAAGACCAGCAGGATTGCCCCGGATCTTTCTTGAGAATCCTGGAGAAACGGAGACAGGCATGCGCAGGAGCTGGCGAGAAGGCCTGGGATCGACCCTGATGATCCTGGCCGCGGTGGCCGCGGTCGTGGCGGTCCTGAAGATATGAGACGGCGGTCCACGCTGCGCCGGCGCGTGATCATACCGCTGGCGCTCGTCTTCGCGGCGCACCAGGTCGCCCAGGGAACGGGACGGTCCTGGCCCTGGGCCGACGCGTGGCTGGACGACCTGCTCTGCCTGCCGCTGGTGCTCTCGCTGGCCCTGGCGCTGCATCGACGCTTGCGCGTACGGGATGCGCGCTACGTGCTGCCGGCGGCGCAAGTCGCGGCGGCCTGGCTGTTCGTGTGCGTCGTCTTCGAAGTCGCGCTCCCCGCGCTCGACGCCGGGTTCACGGCGGATCCCCTGGACGCCGCGGCCTATGCGGCTGGCGCGTTGCTCTTCCAGCTGTCGCTCAACCGTGGTGCCGACCGGTCGCCCGGCCCGGAGGTGGCCGCCGGATGAAACGCAATGTGGAGATCAAGGCTCGCGTGCGCGACGTCGAGGACTTCGCCCGTCGCGCCGGGGAACTGGCCGGGGCGGAGCCGGAGACGCTCCTGCAACGGGACGTCTTCTTCGACGTC
The DNA window shown above is from bacterium and carries:
- a CDS encoding S49 family peptidase, which gives rise to MRPVIIAILLLALSSAAPRACAQAGLTDPLYADDHLASPPGAAGGAAGAFANPAAWAAGDRSSSAFWWSDANRPDHHLDNWGFSLGRTLGLAVRHNTVGTGSGRLAGVTDWQIGLAGGDRRHHCAVAWRWSSGDTGDVPREKALAAGQIYRPGRAFALGLSGVESMESNARHGALDLALRPFGGPWLTVFGDYVLRGGEKWDGGRPGGGLTVQPVDGLRLGVRLREDTGGDDFLVTYSLGFTLGNQSITALPTHDSDGDRIHTTYLLETNAPRAPLPAGATPRLYSPPARVVALDLENRRLTYQKYRLFDEERLAWLDLARVLDAIERDDQVSGLALNLAGFSGRPSLIWELRERLARLRDAGKEVHVHLDRPGMFIYALASVADRLTIDPEGMLDFHGIDLSRTYMRDLLDKLGLGFTALQYFDHKTAVEVLSRNDMSDADREQRGRIVDLVYAWMRDETCAGRGIAPAEFDRVVDDEILLYADEAVALGLADGVARWHELDDWLREERGAVLVGPDASLLRVHHDERWGRPPTVAVVYAVGGCEMDTGIKGRATSAYLRSLIDDPEVAAVVLRADSPGGDPLPSDLVAEAVALLREAGKPVIVSQGDVAASGGYWISMNGTEILTTPVTITGSIGVIGGWVWDARMHEKAGLNADGVSRGKHADIFRSVRYPLGFSVPYREMTEQEYGFAKDRILTMYDRFVAAVAVGRGLTEERVRELGGGRVWMGGDALAHGLCDGIGGLTTAIDRARRLVGLAPGDEILLREYPPRPWLEWPAMSLPLPGLTISLPSPWPAGLSAPETGEAPESPEIGFLRSVAAARGAPRLLIAPDLLPDAWRP